A region from the Atribacteraceae bacterium genome encodes:
- the ruvX gene encoding Holliday junction resolvase RuvX, which translates to MITTRMMALDLGTKRIGVALNRGTALAFPFSVIEHRSEETTIRAILDIARDNQVERILLGLPLRLSYLAKQEAHNVLRFQKKLQNLFSGEIIVFDERLTTKEAERRLLELDLRRDKRKKVIDQMAASILLQTYLDRAGA; encoded by the coding sequence GTGATCACTACCCGGATGATGGCCTTGGATCTGGGGACCAAACGGATCGGGGTGGCCCTCAACCGAGGGACGGCCCTTGCCTTTCCTTTCTCGGTTATCGAGCACCGGAGCGAAGAAACTACCATTCGGGCCATACTTGATATTGCTCGGGACAACCAGGTGGAGCGAATCCTCTTGGGCCTCCCGCTCCGACTCAGCTATTTGGCCAAACAAGAAGCACACAATGTCTTGCGTTTCCAAAAAAAATTGCAGAATCTGTTTTCGGGAGAGATTATCGTGTTTGACGAACGACTAACGACCAAGGAAGCGGAAAGAAGGCTACTCGAACTGGACCTGAGGCGTGATAAACGAAAAAAGGTCATTGACCAGATGGCCGCCAGCATCCTCCTCCAGACTTACCTTGACCGAGCCGGGGCATGA